In the genome of Hippoglossus hippoglossus isolate fHipHip1 chromosome 4, fHipHip1.pri, whole genome shotgun sequence, one region contains:
- the clcc1 gene encoding chloride channel CLIC-like protein 1 isoform X4, producing the protein MVLALLVCSLVLVSAVGQQADDDWVDPYDMLHYDSTSKTMRKPTEPAHYDNVATKRREYTEDPSQAELVTCRSQVADLQKKIEEQKKKISLLSDQPTCNPVFKRFLSRLLKEMQRVGLPTDSSDAFYDAKVGVSKQTIAEIQTLLDGEENVRTGALDTAVGRILVNLKSHDYEAWKWRFEDSFGVELDTLLKMGLCVLVMMAIICTQLWSRVSWFVQFTRLFAVCFFVSIVWNWFYLYKIAFAERQNNLAKMDSVNEKCTGMKKIYWSDSLKEWYRSTWTLQDDPCKSYYEHLIVDPILLVPPTKAISVTIATFITEPMKHIGQGISEFLRALLKDLPVTLQIPVLVTIVLVMVVFVYVSVQAAFLHGIMAPLRRRGPPPPGLQPPQQQPQAQIQGVADHDHLAGRDTQQQGPRQQVDDGRAHRNPVHQRHPNRPREKKARVVVQTLQSAASSEDETDTEQQEGRPEAEQNLTEESDAENQVENKEEPEEAGANSVAAHTAQAKTKTTPKAKPMRVSENRSQDQHSGDDAAPRSQPAGNPPSHTDVKDLEASAGHRTSSVSETHVETLGVPVQESCPVPEE; encoded by the exons ATGGTGCTCGCTCTGCTGGTGTGTAGCCTGGTTCTGGTCTCTGCCGTGGGGCAGCAGGCGGACGATGACTGGGTCGACCCGTATGATATGCTCCACTACGACTCAACCTCCAAGACCATGAGGAAGCCCACTGAG CCAGCTCACTATGATAACGTGGCAACCAAGAGAAGAGAGTACACAGAGGACCCCAGCCAGGCCGAGCTGGTGACGTGCAGAAGTCAAGTAGCGGATCTACAGAAGAAG ATtgaagaacaaaagaagaagatcTCACTCCTCTCAGATCAGCCAACATGCAACCCAGTGTTCAAGAGATTCCTCAGCAGGCTCCTGAAGGAAATGCAAAGAGTCGGTTTG CCCACTGACTCCTCAGACGCTTTCTATGATGCCAAAGTTGGAGTTTCTAAACAAACCATCGCAGAGATTCAGACACTTCTGGATGGTGAAGAAAACGTTAGAACTGGTGCTCTTGACACTGCCGTCGGTCGGATACTAGTGAATCTTAAATCACATGACTATGAGGCCTGGAAGTGGCGTTTCGAGGACAGTTTTGGCGTGGAGCTGGACACACTATTAAAG ATGGGGCTGTGTGTTCTGGTCATGATGGCCATCATCTGCACTCAGCTGTGGTCGAGAGTGTCCTGGTTCGTGCAGTTCACTCGACTCTTTGCTGTCTGCTTCTTTGTCAGTATTGTCTGGAACTGGTTTTACCTGTATAAG ATCGCCTTTGCTGAGCGCCAAAACAACCTGGCGAAGATGGACAgtgtaaatgaaaaatgcaCCGGCATGAAGAAAATTTACTGGAGCGACAGTCTAAAAG AGTGGTACAGAAGCACCTGGACTCTTCAGGACGACCCCTGTAAGAGTTACTATGAACACCTCATTGTCGACCCCATTCTGCTGGTACCTCCAACCAAG GCGATCTCCGTTACCATCGCAACTTTCATCACAGAGCCAATGAAGCACATTGGCCAGGGGATCAGTGAGTTTCTTCGGGCCCTCCTCAAAGATCTACCGGTTACCCTGCAGATCCCTGTTCTCGTCACAATTGTTCTCGTCATGGTG GTATTCGTGTATGTCAGTGTGCAGGCAGCCTTCCTGCATGGCATCATGGCACCTCTACGCCGACGGggtccacctcctcctgggcTCCAACCACCGCAACAGCAGCCTCAGGCTCAAATCCAGGGGGTTGCAGACCATGACCACTTAGCAGGCAGGGATACACAACAGCAAGGTCCAAGGCAGCAAGTGGACGATGGCAGGGCACACAGGAATCCGGTTCATCAGCGGCATCCCAATAGACCCAGGGAGAAGAAGGCCCGGGTGGTTGTGCAGACACTGCAATCAGCTGCCAGCAGTGAGGATGAGACAGACACTGAGCAACAGGAGGGAAGACCTGAGGCAGAGCAGAATCTGACCGAGGAGTCAGATGCAGAAAACCAAGTGGAGAACAAAGAGGAGCCCGAAGAAGCAGGTGCCAACAGTGTTGCTGCTCACACAGCCCAAGCAAAAACCAAAACCACGCCCAAGGCCAAACCAATGAGAGTGAGTGAGAATCGTTCCCAGGACCAACACAGTGGAGACGATGCGGCACCCAGATCTCAGCCGGCAGGAAATCCGCCTTCACATACTGATGTCAAG GACCTGGAGGCCTCCGCAGGACACAGgacctcctctgtctctgagACACACGTTGAAACTCTGGGAGTTCCAGTTCAGGAGTCGTGCCCAGTGCCTGAGGAGTAG
- the clcc1 gene encoding chloride channel CLIC-like protein 1 isoform X2, whose amino-acid sequence MVLALLVCSLVLVSAVGQQADDDRLHYDSTSKTMRKPTEIEEQKKKISLLSGQPTCNPVFKRFLSRLLREMQRVGLPTDSSDAFYDAKVGVSKQAIAEIQTLLDGKGSFTTGPLDTAVSQILVNLKPHDYEAWKWRFEDSFGVPAHYDNVATKRREYTEDPSQAELVTCRSQVADLQKKIEEQKKKISLLSDQPTCNPVFKRFLSRLLKEMQRVGLPTDSSDAFYDAKVGVSKQTELDTLLKMGLCVLVMMAIICTQLWSRVSWFVQFTRLFAVCFFVSIVWNWFYLYKIAFAERQNNLAKMDSVNEKCTGMKKIYWSDSLKEWYRSTWTLQDDPCKSYYEHLIVDPILLVPPTKAISVTIATFITEPMKHIGQGISEFLRALLKDLPVTLQIPVLVTIVLVMVVFVYVSVQAAFLHGIMAPLRRRGPPPPGLQPPQQQPQAQIQGVADHDHLAGRDTQQQGPRQQVDDGRAHRNPVHQRHPNRPREKKARVVVQTLQSAASSEDETDTEQQEGRPEAEQNLTEESDAENQVENKEEPEEAGANSVAAHTAQAKTKTTPKAKPMRVSENRSQDQHSGDDAAPRSQPAGNPPSHTDVKDLEASAGHRTSSVSETHVETLGVPVQESCPVPEE is encoded by the exons ATGGTGCTCGCTCTGCTGGTGTGTAGCCTGGTTCTGGTCTCTGCCGTGGGGCAGCAGGCGGACGATGATAGGCTCCACTACGACTCAACCTCCAAGACCATGAGGAAGCCCACTGAG ATtgaagaacaaaagaagaagatcTCACTCCTCTCAGGTCAGCCAACATGCAACCCAGTGTTCAAGAGATTCCTCAGCAGGCTCCTGAGGGAAATGCAAAGAGTCGGTTTG CCCACTGACTCCTCAGACGCTTTCTATGATGCCAAAGTTGGAGTTTCTAAACAAGCCATCGCAGAGATTCAGACACTTCTGGATGGTAAAGGAAGCTTTACAACTGGTCCTCTTGACACTGCCGTCAGTCAGATACTAGTGAATCTTAAACCACATGACTATGAGGCCTGGAAGTGGCGTTTCGAGGACAGTTTTGGCGTG CCAGCTCACTATGATAACGTGGCAACCAAGAGAAGAGAGTACACAGAGGACCCCAGCCAGGCCGAGCTGGTGACGTGCAGAAGTCAAGTAGCGGATCTACAGAAGAAG ATtgaagaacaaaagaagaagatcTCACTCCTCTCAGATCAGCCAACATGCAACCCAGTGTTCAAGAGATTCCTCAGCAGGCTCCTGAAGGAAATGCAAAGAGTCGGTTTG CCCACTGACTCCTCAGACGCTTTCTATGATGCCAAAGTTGGAGTTTCTAAACAAACC GAGCTGGACACACTATTAAAG ATGGGGCTGTGTGTTCTGGTCATGATGGCCATCATCTGCACTCAGCTGTGGTCGAGAGTGTCCTGGTTCGTGCAGTTCACTCGACTCTTTGCTGTCTGCTTCTTTGTCAGTATTGTCTGGAACTGGTTTTACCTGTATAAG ATCGCCTTTGCTGAGCGCCAAAACAACCTGGCGAAGATGGACAgtgtaaatgaaaaatgcaCCGGCATGAAGAAAATTTACTGGAGCGACAGTCTAAAAG AGTGGTACAGAAGCACCTGGACTCTTCAGGACGACCCCTGTAAGAGTTACTATGAACACCTCATTGTCGACCCCATTCTGCTGGTACCTCCAACCAAG GCGATCTCCGTTACCATCGCAACTTTCATCACAGAGCCAATGAAGCACATTGGCCAGGGGATCAGTGAGTTTCTTCGGGCCCTCCTCAAAGATCTACCGGTTACCCTGCAGATCCCTGTTCTCGTCACAATTGTTCTCGTCATGGTG GTATTCGTGTATGTCAGTGTGCAGGCAGCCTTCCTGCATGGCATCATGGCACCTCTACGCCGACGGggtccacctcctcctgggcTCCAACCACCGCAACAGCAGCCTCAGGCTCAAATCCAGGGGGTTGCAGACCATGACCACTTAGCAGGCAGGGATACACAACAGCAAGGTCCAAGGCAGCAAGTGGACGATGGCAGGGCACACAGGAATCCGGTTCATCAGCGGCATCCCAATAGACCCAGGGAGAAGAAGGCCCGGGTGGTTGTGCAGACACTGCAATCAGCTGCCAGCAGTGAGGATGAGACAGACACTGAGCAACAGGAGGGAAGACCTGAGGCAGAGCAGAATCTGACCGAGGAGTCAGATGCAGAAAACCAAGTGGAGAACAAAGAGGAGCCCGAAGAAGCAGGTGCCAACAGTGTTGCTGCTCACACAGCCCAAGCAAAAACCAAAACCACGCCCAAGGCCAAACCAATGAGAGTGAGTGAGAATCGTTCCCAGGACCAACACAGTGGAGACGATGCGGCACCCAGATCTCAGCCGGCAGGAAATCCGCCTTCACATACTGATGTCAAG GACCTGGAGGCCTCCGCAGGACACAGgacctcctctgtctctgagACACACGTTGAAACTCTGGGAGTTCCAGTTCAGGAGTCGTGCCCAGTGCCTGAGGAGTAG
- the clcc1 gene encoding chloride channel CLIC-like protein 1 isoform X3 — translation MGVVSKSPLLSVRMVLALLVCSLVLVSAVGQQADDDWVDPYDMLHYDSTSKTMRKPTEPAHYDNVATKRREYTEDPSQAELVTCRSQVADLQKKIEEQKKKISLLSDQPTCNPVFKRFLSRLLKEMQRVGLPTDSSDAFYDAKVGVSKQTIAEIQTLLDGEENVRTGALDTAVGRILVNLKSHDYEAWKWRFEDSFGVELDTLLKMGLCVLVMMAIICTQLWSRVSWFVQFTRLFAVCFFVSIVWNWFYLYKIAFAERQNNLAKMDSVNEKCTGMKKIYWSDSLKEWYRSTWTLQDDPCKSYYEHLIVDPILLVPPTKAISVTIATFITEPMKHIGQGISEFLRALLKDLPVTLQIPVLVTIVLVMVVFVYVSVQAAFLHGIMAPLRRRGPPPPGLQPPQQQPQAQIQGVADHDHLAGRDTQQQGPRQQVDDGRAHRNPVHQRHPNRPREKKARVVVQTLQSAASSEDETDTEQQEGRPEAEQNLTEESDAENQVENKEEPEEAGANSVAAHTAQAKTKTTPKAKPMRVSENRSQDQHSGDDAAPRSQPAGNPPSHTDVKDLEASAGHRTSSVSETHVETLGVPVQESCPVPEE, via the exons ATGG GAGTGGTTAGTAAGagtcctcttctctctgtcaggATGGTGCTCGCTCTGCTGGTGTGTAGCCTGGTTCTGGTCTCTGCCGTGGGGCAGCAG GCGGACGATGACTGGGTCGACCCGTATGATATGCTCCACTACGACTCAACCTCCAAGACCATGAGGAAGCCCACTGAG CCAGCTCACTATGATAACGTGGCAACCAAGAGAAGAGAGTACACAGAGGACCCCAGCCAGGCCGAGCTGGTGACGTGCAGAAGTCAAGTAGCGGATCTACAGAAGAAG ATtgaagaacaaaagaagaagatcTCACTCCTCTCAGATCAGCCAACATGCAACCCAGTGTTCAAGAGATTCCTCAGCAGGCTCCTGAAGGAAATGCAAAGAGTCGGTTTG CCCACTGACTCCTCAGACGCTTTCTATGATGCCAAAGTTGGAGTTTCTAAACAAACCATCGCAGAGATTCAGACACTTCTGGATGGTGAAGAAAACGTTAGAACTGGTGCTCTTGACACTGCCGTCGGTCGGATACTAGTGAATCTTAAATCACATGACTATGAGGCCTGGAAGTGGCGTTTCGAGGACAGTTTTGGCGTGGAGCTGGACACACTATTAAAG ATGGGGCTGTGTGTTCTGGTCATGATGGCCATCATCTGCACTCAGCTGTGGTCGAGAGTGTCCTGGTTCGTGCAGTTCACTCGACTCTTTGCTGTCTGCTTCTTTGTCAGTATTGTCTGGAACTGGTTTTACCTGTATAAG ATCGCCTTTGCTGAGCGCCAAAACAACCTGGCGAAGATGGACAgtgtaaatgaaaaatgcaCCGGCATGAAGAAAATTTACTGGAGCGACAGTCTAAAAG AGTGGTACAGAAGCACCTGGACTCTTCAGGACGACCCCTGTAAGAGTTACTATGAACACCTCATTGTCGACCCCATTCTGCTGGTACCTCCAACCAAG GCGATCTCCGTTACCATCGCAACTTTCATCACAGAGCCAATGAAGCACATTGGCCAGGGGATCAGTGAGTTTCTTCGGGCCCTCCTCAAAGATCTACCGGTTACCCTGCAGATCCCTGTTCTCGTCACAATTGTTCTCGTCATGGTG GTATTCGTGTATGTCAGTGTGCAGGCAGCCTTCCTGCATGGCATCATGGCACCTCTACGCCGACGGggtccacctcctcctgggcTCCAACCACCGCAACAGCAGCCTCAGGCTCAAATCCAGGGGGTTGCAGACCATGACCACTTAGCAGGCAGGGATACACAACAGCAAGGTCCAAGGCAGCAAGTGGACGATGGCAGGGCACACAGGAATCCGGTTCATCAGCGGCATCCCAATAGACCCAGGGAGAAGAAGGCCCGGGTGGTTGTGCAGACACTGCAATCAGCTGCCAGCAGTGAGGATGAGACAGACACTGAGCAACAGGAGGGAAGACCTGAGGCAGAGCAGAATCTGACCGAGGAGTCAGATGCAGAAAACCAAGTGGAGAACAAAGAGGAGCCCGAAGAAGCAGGTGCCAACAGTGTTGCTGCTCACACAGCCCAAGCAAAAACCAAAACCACGCCCAAGGCCAAACCAATGAGAGTGAGTGAGAATCGTTCCCAGGACCAACACAGTGGAGACGATGCGGCACCCAGATCTCAGCCGGCAGGAAATCCGCCTTCACATACTGATGTCAAG GACCTGGAGGCCTCCGCAGGACACAGgacctcctctgtctctgagACACACGTTGAAACTCTGGGAGTTCCAGTTCAGGAGTCGTGCCCAGTGCCTGAGGAGTAG
- the clcc1 gene encoding chloride channel CLIC-like protein 1 isoform X6, which yields MVLALLVCSLVLVSAVGQQADDDWVDPYDMLHYDSTSKTMRKPTEIEEQKKKISLLSDQPTCNPVFKRFLSRLLKEMQRVGLPTDSSDAFYDAKVGVSKQTIAEIQTLLDGEENVRTGALDTAVGRILVNLKSHDYEAWKWRFEDSFGVELDTLLKMGLCVLVMMAIICTQLWSRVSWFVQFTRLFAVCFFVSIVWNWFYLYKIAFAERQNNLAKMDSVNEKCTGMKKIYWSDSLKEWYRSTWTLQDDPCKSYYEHLIVDPILLVPPTKAISVTIATFITEPMKHIGQGISEFLRALLKDLPVTLQIPVLVTIVLVMVVFVYVSVQAAFLHGIMAPLRRRGPPPPGLQPPQQQPQAQIQGVADHDHLAGRDTQQQGPRQQVDDGRAHRNPVHQRHPNRPREKKARVVVQTLQSAASSEDETDTEQQEGRPEAEQNLTEESDAENQVENKEEPEEAGANSVAAHTAQAKTKTTPKAKPMRVSENRSQDQHSGDDAAPRSQPAGNPPSHTDVKDLEASAGHRTSSVSETHVETLGVPVQESCPVPEE from the exons ATGGTGCTCGCTCTGCTGGTGTGTAGCCTGGTTCTGGTCTCTGCCGTGGGGCAGCAGGCGGACGATGACTGGGTCGACCCGTATGATATGCTCCACTACGACTCAACCTCCAAGACCATGAGGAAGCCCACTGAG ATtgaagaacaaaagaagaagatcTCACTCCTCTCAGATCAGCCAACATGCAACCCAGTGTTCAAGAGATTCCTCAGCAGGCTCCTGAAGGAAATGCAAAGAGTCGGTTTG CCCACTGACTCCTCAGACGCTTTCTATGATGCCAAAGTTGGAGTTTCTAAACAAACCATCGCAGAGATTCAGACACTTCTGGATGGTGAAGAAAACGTTAGAACTGGTGCTCTTGACACTGCCGTCGGTCGGATACTAGTGAATCTTAAATCACATGACTATGAGGCCTGGAAGTGGCGTTTCGAGGACAGTTTTGGCGTGGAGCTGGACACACTATTAAAG ATGGGGCTGTGTGTTCTGGTCATGATGGCCATCATCTGCACTCAGCTGTGGTCGAGAGTGTCCTGGTTCGTGCAGTTCACTCGACTCTTTGCTGTCTGCTTCTTTGTCAGTATTGTCTGGAACTGGTTTTACCTGTATAAG ATCGCCTTTGCTGAGCGCCAAAACAACCTGGCGAAGATGGACAgtgtaaatgaaaaatgcaCCGGCATGAAGAAAATTTACTGGAGCGACAGTCTAAAAG AGTGGTACAGAAGCACCTGGACTCTTCAGGACGACCCCTGTAAGAGTTACTATGAACACCTCATTGTCGACCCCATTCTGCTGGTACCTCCAACCAAG GCGATCTCCGTTACCATCGCAACTTTCATCACAGAGCCAATGAAGCACATTGGCCAGGGGATCAGTGAGTTTCTTCGGGCCCTCCTCAAAGATCTACCGGTTACCCTGCAGATCCCTGTTCTCGTCACAATTGTTCTCGTCATGGTG GTATTCGTGTATGTCAGTGTGCAGGCAGCCTTCCTGCATGGCATCATGGCACCTCTACGCCGACGGggtccacctcctcctgggcTCCAACCACCGCAACAGCAGCCTCAGGCTCAAATCCAGGGGGTTGCAGACCATGACCACTTAGCAGGCAGGGATACACAACAGCAAGGTCCAAGGCAGCAAGTGGACGATGGCAGGGCACACAGGAATCCGGTTCATCAGCGGCATCCCAATAGACCCAGGGAGAAGAAGGCCCGGGTGGTTGTGCAGACACTGCAATCAGCTGCCAGCAGTGAGGATGAGACAGACACTGAGCAACAGGAGGGAAGACCTGAGGCAGAGCAGAATCTGACCGAGGAGTCAGATGCAGAAAACCAAGTGGAGAACAAAGAGGAGCCCGAAGAAGCAGGTGCCAACAGTGTTGCTGCTCACACAGCCCAAGCAAAAACCAAAACCACGCCCAAGGCCAAACCAATGAGAGTGAGTGAGAATCGTTCCCAGGACCAACACAGTGGAGACGATGCGGCACCCAGATCTCAGCCGGCAGGAAATCCGCCTTCACATACTGATGTCAAG GACCTGGAGGCCTCCGCAGGACACAGgacctcctctgtctctgagACACACGTTGAAACTCTGGGAGTTCCAGTTCAGGAGTCGTGCCCAGTGCCTGAGGAGTAG
- the clcc1 gene encoding chloride channel CLIC-like protein 1 isoform X5, with translation MGVVSKSPLLSVRMVLALLVCSLVLVSAVGQQADDDWVDPYDMLHYDSTSKTMRKPTEIEEQKKKISLLSDQPTCNPVFKRFLSRLLKEMQRVGLPTDSSDAFYDAKVGVSKQTIAEIQTLLDGEENVRTGALDTAVGRILVNLKSHDYEAWKWRFEDSFGVELDTLLKMGLCVLVMMAIICTQLWSRVSWFVQFTRLFAVCFFVSIVWNWFYLYKIAFAERQNNLAKMDSVNEKCTGMKKIYWSDSLKEWYRSTWTLQDDPCKSYYEHLIVDPILLVPPTKAISVTIATFITEPMKHIGQGISEFLRALLKDLPVTLQIPVLVTIVLVMVVFVYVSVQAAFLHGIMAPLRRRGPPPPGLQPPQQQPQAQIQGVADHDHLAGRDTQQQGPRQQVDDGRAHRNPVHQRHPNRPREKKARVVVQTLQSAASSEDETDTEQQEGRPEAEQNLTEESDAENQVENKEEPEEAGANSVAAHTAQAKTKTTPKAKPMRVSENRSQDQHSGDDAAPRSQPAGNPPSHTDVKDLEASAGHRTSSVSETHVETLGVPVQESCPVPEE, from the exons ATGG GAGTGGTTAGTAAGagtcctcttctctctgtcaggATGGTGCTCGCTCTGCTGGTGTGTAGCCTGGTTCTGGTCTCTGCCGTGGGGCAGCAG GCGGACGATGACTGGGTCGACCCGTATGATATGCTCCACTACGACTCAACCTCCAAGACCATGAGGAAGCCCACTGAG ATtgaagaacaaaagaagaagatcTCACTCCTCTCAGATCAGCCAACATGCAACCCAGTGTTCAAGAGATTCCTCAGCAGGCTCCTGAAGGAAATGCAAAGAGTCGGTTTG CCCACTGACTCCTCAGACGCTTTCTATGATGCCAAAGTTGGAGTTTCTAAACAAACCATCGCAGAGATTCAGACACTTCTGGATGGTGAAGAAAACGTTAGAACTGGTGCTCTTGACACTGCCGTCGGTCGGATACTAGTGAATCTTAAATCACATGACTATGAGGCCTGGAAGTGGCGTTTCGAGGACAGTTTTGGCGTGGAGCTGGACACACTATTAAAG ATGGGGCTGTGTGTTCTGGTCATGATGGCCATCATCTGCACTCAGCTGTGGTCGAGAGTGTCCTGGTTCGTGCAGTTCACTCGACTCTTTGCTGTCTGCTTCTTTGTCAGTATTGTCTGGAACTGGTTTTACCTGTATAAG ATCGCCTTTGCTGAGCGCCAAAACAACCTGGCGAAGATGGACAgtgtaaatgaaaaatgcaCCGGCATGAAGAAAATTTACTGGAGCGACAGTCTAAAAG AGTGGTACAGAAGCACCTGGACTCTTCAGGACGACCCCTGTAAGAGTTACTATGAACACCTCATTGTCGACCCCATTCTGCTGGTACCTCCAACCAAG GCGATCTCCGTTACCATCGCAACTTTCATCACAGAGCCAATGAAGCACATTGGCCAGGGGATCAGTGAGTTTCTTCGGGCCCTCCTCAAAGATCTACCGGTTACCCTGCAGATCCCTGTTCTCGTCACAATTGTTCTCGTCATGGTG GTATTCGTGTATGTCAGTGTGCAGGCAGCCTTCCTGCATGGCATCATGGCACCTCTACGCCGACGGggtccacctcctcctgggcTCCAACCACCGCAACAGCAGCCTCAGGCTCAAATCCAGGGGGTTGCAGACCATGACCACTTAGCAGGCAGGGATACACAACAGCAAGGTCCAAGGCAGCAAGTGGACGATGGCAGGGCACACAGGAATCCGGTTCATCAGCGGCATCCCAATAGACCCAGGGAGAAGAAGGCCCGGGTGGTTGTGCAGACACTGCAATCAGCTGCCAGCAGTGAGGATGAGACAGACACTGAGCAACAGGAGGGAAGACCTGAGGCAGAGCAGAATCTGACCGAGGAGTCAGATGCAGAAAACCAAGTGGAGAACAAAGAGGAGCCCGAAGAAGCAGGTGCCAACAGTGTTGCTGCTCACACAGCCCAAGCAAAAACCAAAACCACGCCCAAGGCCAAACCAATGAGAGTGAGTGAGAATCGTTCCCAGGACCAACACAGTGGAGACGATGCGGCACCCAGATCTCAGCCGGCAGGAAATCCGCCTTCACATACTGATGTCAAG GACCTGGAGGCCTCCGCAGGACACAGgacctcctctgtctctgagACACACGTTGAAACTCTGGGAGTTCCAGTTCAGGAGTCGTGCCCAGTGCCTGAGGAGTAG
- the clcc1 gene encoding chloride channel CLIC-like protein 1 isoform X1, which produces MVLALLVCSLVLVSAVGQQADDDRLHYDSTSKTMRKPTEIEEQKKKISLLSGQPTCNPVFKRFLSRLLREMQRVGLPTDSSDAFYDAKVGVSKQAIAEIQTLLDGKGSFTTGPLDTAVSQILVNLKPHDYEAWKWRFEDSFGVPAHYDNVATKRREYTEDPSQAELVTCRSQVADLQKKIEEQKKKISLLSDQPTCNPVFKRFLSRLLKEMQRVGLPTDSSDAFYDAKVGVSKQTIAEIQTLLDGEENVRTGALDTAVGRILVNLKSHDYEAWKWRFEDSFGVELDTLLKMGLCVLVMMAIICTQLWSRVSWFVQFTRLFAVCFFVSIVWNWFYLYKIAFAERQNNLAKMDSVNEKCTGMKKIYWSDSLKEWYRSTWTLQDDPCKSYYEHLIVDPILLVPPTKAISVTIATFITEPMKHIGQGISEFLRALLKDLPVTLQIPVLVTIVLVMVVFVYVSVQAAFLHGIMAPLRRRGPPPPGLQPPQQQPQAQIQGVADHDHLAGRDTQQQGPRQQVDDGRAHRNPVHQRHPNRPREKKARVVVQTLQSAASSEDETDTEQQEGRPEAEQNLTEESDAENQVENKEEPEEAGANSVAAHTAQAKTKTTPKAKPMRVSENRSQDQHSGDDAAPRSQPAGNPPSHTDVKDLEASAGHRTSSVSETHVETLGVPVQESCPVPEE; this is translated from the exons ATGGTGCTCGCTCTGCTGGTGTGTAGCCTGGTTCTGGTCTCTGCCGTGGGGCAGCAGGCGGACGATGATAGGCTCCACTACGACTCAACCTCCAAGACCATGAGGAAGCCCACTGAG ATtgaagaacaaaagaagaagatcTCACTCCTCTCAGGTCAGCCAACATGCAACCCAGTGTTCAAGAGATTCCTCAGCAGGCTCCTGAGGGAAATGCAAAGAGTCGGTTTG CCCACTGACTCCTCAGACGCTTTCTATGATGCCAAAGTTGGAGTTTCTAAACAAGCCATCGCAGAGATTCAGACACTTCTGGATGGTAAAGGAAGCTTTACAACTGGTCCTCTTGACACTGCCGTCAGTCAGATACTAGTGAATCTTAAACCACATGACTATGAGGCCTGGAAGTGGCGTTTCGAGGACAGTTTTGGCGTG CCAGCTCACTATGATAACGTGGCAACCAAGAGAAGAGAGTACACAGAGGACCCCAGCCAGGCCGAGCTGGTGACGTGCAGAAGTCAAGTAGCGGATCTACAGAAGAAG ATtgaagaacaaaagaagaagatcTCACTCCTCTCAGATCAGCCAACATGCAACCCAGTGTTCAAGAGATTCCTCAGCAGGCTCCTGAAGGAAATGCAAAGAGTCGGTTTG CCCACTGACTCCTCAGACGCTTTCTATGATGCCAAAGTTGGAGTTTCTAAACAAACCATCGCAGAGATTCAGACACTTCTGGATGGTGAAGAAAACGTTAGAACTGGTGCTCTTGACACTGCCGTCGGTCGGATACTAGTGAATCTTAAATCACATGACTATGAGGCCTGGAAGTGGCGTTTCGAGGACAGTTTTGGCGTGGAGCTGGACACACTATTAAAG ATGGGGCTGTGTGTTCTGGTCATGATGGCCATCATCTGCACTCAGCTGTGGTCGAGAGTGTCCTGGTTCGTGCAGTTCACTCGACTCTTTGCTGTCTGCTTCTTTGTCAGTATTGTCTGGAACTGGTTTTACCTGTATAAG ATCGCCTTTGCTGAGCGCCAAAACAACCTGGCGAAGATGGACAgtgtaaatgaaaaatgcaCCGGCATGAAGAAAATTTACTGGAGCGACAGTCTAAAAG AGTGGTACAGAAGCACCTGGACTCTTCAGGACGACCCCTGTAAGAGTTACTATGAACACCTCATTGTCGACCCCATTCTGCTGGTACCTCCAACCAAG GCGATCTCCGTTACCATCGCAACTTTCATCACAGAGCCAATGAAGCACATTGGCCAGGGGATCAGTGAGTTTCTTCGGGCCCTCCTCAAAGATCTACCGGTTACCCTGCAGATCCCTGTTCTCGTCACAATTGTTCTCGTCATGGTG GTATTCGTGTATGTCAGTGTGCAGGCAGCCTTCCTGCATGGCATCATGGCACCTCTACGCCGACGGggtccacctcctcctgggcTCCAACCACCGCAACAGCAGCCTCAGGCTCAAATCCAGGGGGTTGCAGACCATGACCACTTAGCAGGCAGGGATACACAACAGCAAGGTCCAAGGCAGCAAGTGGACGATGGCAGGGCACACAGGAATCCGGTTCATCAGCGGCATCCCAATAGACCCAGGGAGAAGAAGGCCCGGGTGGTTGTGCAGACACTGCAATCAGCTGCCAGCAGTGAGGATGAGACAGACACTGAGCAACAGGAGGGAAGACCTGAGGCAGAGCAGAATCTGACCGAGGAGTCAGATGCAGAAAACCAAGTGGAGAACAAAGAGGAGCCCGAAGAAGCAGGTGCCAACAGTGTTGCTGCTCACACAGCCCAAGCAAAAACCAAAACCACGCCCAAGGCCAAACCAATGAGAGTGAGTGAGAATCGTTCCCAGGACCAACACAGTGGAGACGATGCGGCACCCAGATCTCAGCCGGCAGGAAATCCGCCTTCACATACTGATGTCAAG GACCTGGAGGCCTCCGCAGGACACAGgacctcctctgtctctgagACACACGTTGAAACTCTGGGAGTTCCAGTTCAGGAGTCGTGCCCAGTGCCTGAGGAGTAG